In a genomic window of Glycine max cultivar Williams 82 chromosome 13, Glycine_max_v4.0, whole genome shotgun sequence:
- the LOC100784243 gene encoding receptor-like serine/threonine-protein kinase ALE2 isoform X4, whose product MSTSPVFLFALLFSFSAERAKMWLVKLSSGPSFAPVQSPSYQACSQICTDPLTATPFGSPCGCVFPMKIRLVLDVAPLAVFPVIDELEIELASATYLKQSQVRIMGVTSDSQSQGRTIVDINLVPLGEKFDNTTAVLLCKRFWHNEVPLIRSLFGDYAILYITYPGIPSALPPETIIGRGHMPRESVNVLPITADMNSENEKMNLRTIIIIALSSVILLLVLVGAFYIILKWREIRRPSGAVGPAFKSYLNKRSGMEYMLSSRIMSSRSMSLVSTLAHSILSVKTFSFSELEKATAKFSSQRVLGEGGFGRVYCGTLDDGNEVAVKLLTRDGQNRDREFVAEVEILSRLHHRNLVKLIGICIEGPRRYLVYELVHNGSVESHLHGDDKKKSPLNWEARTKIALGAARGLAYLHEDSIPRVIHRDFKASNVLLEDDFTPKVSDFGLAREATEGKSHISTRVMGTFGYVAPEYAMTGHLLVKSDVYSFGVVLLELLTGRKPVDMSQPQGQENLVMWARPMLRSKEGLEQLVDPSLAGSYDFDDMAKVAAIVSMCVHPEVSQRPFMGEVVQALKLIYNDTNESNNESSAWASDFGGELVFSDSSWLDAEEVTQRLAYGQASTLITMDYSSGHLEMMENRPFSASSFNGDEISLPMGHQVRSDPLRTAQSKLTFYKLTRCQSEHVVHPSKRVWNDDGYWV is encoded by the exons ATGTCAACTTCTCCTGTCTTCCTTTTCGctctccttttctctttctcaG CTGAACGAGCTAAAATGTGGTTGGTTAAACTTTCTTCTGGACCATCTTTTGCTCCTGTGCAATCTCCATCTTATCAag CTTGTAGCCAAATCTGTACAGATCCATTAACTGCAACTCCTTTTGGTTCACCCTGTGGTTGTGTATTTCCCATGAAAATCAGACTAGTACTGGATGTGGCTCCTTTGGCTGTTTTTCCAGTAATTGATGAGTTGGAGATTGAACTTGCATCTGCGACATATTTGAAGCAGAGCCAGGTGAGGATAATGGGTGTCACTTCTGACAGTCAAAGTCAGGGAAGAACCATAGTTGATATTAACTTGGTTCCACTTGGGGAAAAATTTGACAATACCACAGCAGTTCTGTTGTGTAAGAGGTTTTGGCACAACGAAGTTCCTCTTATTAGGAGCCTTTTTGGTGATTATGCCATCTTGTATATTACTTATCCAG GTATACCATCAGCGCTGCCACCTGAAACCATaattgggagaggtcacatgcCCAGGGAGAGTGTTAATGTTCTCCCAATCACTGCAGATATGAACAGCGAGAATGAGAAGATGAATCTTAGAACTATAATCATCATTGCTCTATCTTCTGTTATACTCTTGTTGGTTTTGGTTGGAGCATtttacatcattttgaaatggaGGGAAATTAGGAGACCATCAGGTGCTGTTGGCCCTGCATTCAAATCATATCTAAACAAGAGATCTG GCATGGAATATATGTTGTCAAGCAGAATTATGAGCTCAAGATCTATGTCCCTTGTGTCCACTCTCGCTCATTCTATTCTCTCTGTTaaaacattttccttttctGAGCTTGAGAAAGCAACTGCTAAGTTCAGTTCTCAGAGAGTATTAGGAGAAGGAGGATTTGGGCGTGTTTATTGTGGGACATTGGATGATGGAAATGAAGTTGCAGTTAAACTGCTAACAAGGGATGGTCAGAATAGAGACCGTGAATTTGTCGCCGAAGTGGAGATACTAAGCCGCTTGCATCATCGTAATCTTGTGAAACTCATTGGTATATGCATAGAAGGGCCAAGGCGTTACTTGGTGTATGAGCTTGTTCACAATGGTAGTGTTGAGTCTCATTTGCATG gtgatgacaagaaaaagagccCTCTAAATTGGGAAGCACGGACAAAAATTGCTCTTGGAGCTGCAAGAGGATTGGCTTATCTACACGAGGATTCTATTCCTCGTGTAATTCACCGAGATTTTAAAGCTAGCAATGTTCTGTTAGAAGATGACTTTACCCCCAAGGTTTCTGATTTTGGATTAGCAAGAGAAGCGACTGAAGGAAAGAGTCATATTTCTACAAGGGTCATGGGTACTTTTGG GTATGTTGCCCCAGAATATGCAATGACAGGTCATTTACTCGTTAAAAGTGATGTTTATAGTTTTGGTGTTGTGCTGCTTGAACTTCTAACCGGCAGGAAACCAGTGGACATGTCTCAACCTCAGGGACAGGAGAATCTTGTAATGTGGGCTCGACCAATGTTGAGAAGTAAAGAAGGTTTAGAACAGCTGGTGGATCCATCTTTGGCTGGAAGCTATGACTTTGATGACATGGCAAAGGTGGCTGCTATTGTTTCCATGTGTGTACACCCGGAGGTCAGTCAGAGACCTTTTATGGGTGAAGTTGTGCAGGCTCTTAAGTTGATCTACAACGACACCAATGAGAGTAACAATGAGTCTTCTGCCTGGGCCTCGGATTTTGGAGGGGAACTTGTCTTTTCTGATAGCAGTTGGTTGGATGCTGAAGAGGTAACTCAAAGATTAGCTTATGGACAAGCATCTACCTTAATCACAATGGATTACAGTTCTGGTCATCTTGAAATGATGGAAAACAGACCGTTTTCAGCTTCAAGCTTCAATGGAGATGAGATTTCTTTGCCGATGGGGCACCAGGTTAGATCAGACCCCTTGAGAACTGCTCAGAGTAAGCTAACATTTTATAAGCTTACTCGATGTCAGAGTGAACATGTGGTACATCCTTCCAAACGTGTTTGGAATGATGATGGTTACTGGGTTTAA
- the LOC100784243 gene encoding receptor-like serine/threonine-protein kinase ALE2 isoform X1, protein MSTSPVFLFALLFSFSVNSVSMNVLFASAERAKMWLVKLSSGPSFAPVQSPSYQACSQICTDPLTATPFGSPCGCVFPMKIRLVLDVAPLAVFPVIDELEIELASATYLKQSQVRIMGVTSDSQSQGRTIVDINLVPLGEKFDNTTAVLLCKRFWHNEVPLIRSLFGDYAILYITYPGSIPSALPPETIIGRGHMPRESVNVLPITADMNSENEKMNLRTIIIIALSSVILLLVLVGAFYIILKWREIRRPSGAVGPAFKSYLNKRSGMEYMLSSRIMSSRSMSLVSTLAHSILSVKTFSFSELEKATAKFSSQRVLGEGGFGRVYCGTLDDGNEVAVKLLTRDGQNRDREFVAEVEILSRLHHRNLVKLIGICIEGPRRYLVYELVHNGSVESHLHGDDKKKSPLNWEARTKIALGAARGLAYLHEDSIPRVIHRDFKASNVLLEDDFTPKVSDFGLAREATEGKSHISTRVMGTFGYVAPEYAMTGHLLVKSDVYSFGVVLLELLTGRKPVDMSQPQGQENLVMWARPMLRSKEGLEQLVDPSLAGSYDFDDMAKVAAIVSMCVHPEVSQRPFMGEVVQALKLIYNDTNESNNESSAWASDFGGELVFSDSSWLDAEEVTQRLAYGQASTLITMDYSSGHLEMMENRPFSASSFNGDEISLPMGHQVRSDPLRTAQSKLTFYKLTRCQSEHVVHPSKRVWNDDGYWV, encoded by the exons ATGTCAACTTCTCCTGTCTTCCTTTTCGctctccttttctctttctcaG TGAACTCGGTTTCTATGAATGTGCTATTTGCTTCAGCTGAACGAGCTAAAATGTGGTTGGTTAAACTTTCTTCTGGACCATCTTTTGCTCCTGTGCAATCTCCATCTTATCAag CTTGTAGCCAAATCTGTACAGATCCATTAACTGCAACTCCTTTTGGTTCACCCTGTGGTTGTGTATTTCCCATGAAAATCAGACTAGTACTGGATGTGGCTCCTTTGGCTGTTTTTCCAGTAATTGATGAGTTGGAGATTGAACTTGCATCTGCGACATATTTGAAGCAGAGCCAGGTGAGGATAATGGGTGTCACTTCTGACAGTCAAAGTCAGGGAAGAACCATAGTTGATATTAACTTGGTTCCACTTGGGGAAAAATTTGACAATACCACAGCAGTTCTGTTGTGTAAGAGGTTTTGGCACAACGAAGTTCCTCTTATTAGGAGCCTTTTTGGTGATTATGCCATCTTGTATATTACTTATCCAGGTA GTATACCATCAGCGCTGCCACCTGAAACCATaattgggagaggtcacatgcCCAGGGAGAGTGTTAATGTTCTCCCAATCACTGCAGATATGAACAGCGAGAATGAGAAGATGAATCTTAGAACTATAATCATCATTGCTCTATCTTCTGTTATACTCTTGTTGGTTTTGGTTGGAGCATtttacatcattttgaaatggaGGGAAATTAGGAGACCATCAGGTGCTGTTGGCCCTGCATTCAAATCATATCTAAACAAGAGATCTG GCATGGAATATATGTTGTCAAGCAGAATTATGAGCTCAAGATCTATGTCCCTTGTGTCCACTCTCGCTCATTCTATTCTCTCTGTTaaaacattttccttttctGAGCTTGAGAAAGCAACTGCTAAGTTCAGTTCTCAGAGAGTATTAGGAGAAGGAGGATTTGGGCGTGTTTATTGTGGGACATTGGATGATGGAAATGAAGTTGCAGTTAAACTGCTAACAAGGGATGGTCAGAATAGAGACCGTGAATTTGTCGCCGAAGTGGAGATACTAAGCCGCTTGCATCATCGTAATCTTGTGAAACTCATTGGTATATGCATAGAAGGGCCAAGGCGTTACTTGGTGTATGAGCTTGTTCACAATGGTAGTGTTGAGTCTCATTTGCATG gtgatgacaagaaaaagagccCTCTAAATTGGGAAGCACGGACAAAAATTGCTCTTGGAGCTGCAAGAGGATTGGCTTATCTACACGAGGATTCTATTCCTCGTGTAATTCACCGAGATTTTAAAGCTAGCAATGTTCTGTTAGAAGATGACTTTACCCCCAAGGTTTCTGATTTTGGATTAGCAAGAGAAGCGACTGAAGGAAAGAGTCATATTTCTACAAGGGTCATGGGTACTTTTGG GTATGTTGCCCCAGAATATGCAATGACAGGTCATTTACTCGTTAAAAGTGATGTTTATAGTTTTGGTGTTGTGCTGCTTGAACTTCTAACCGGCAGGAAACCAGTGGACATGTCTCAACCTCAGGGACAGGAGAATCTTGTAATGTGGGCTCGACCAATGTTGAGAAGTAAAGAAGGTTTAGAACAGCTGGTGGATCCATCTTTGGCTGGAAGCTATGACTTTGATGACATGGCAAAGGTGGCTGCTATTGTTTCCATGTGTGTACACCCGGAGGTCAGTCAGAGACCTTTTATGGGTGAAGTTGTGCAGGCTCTTAAGTTGATCTACAACGACACCAATGAGAGTAACAATGAGTCTTCTGCCTGGGCCTCGGATTTTGGAGGGGAACTTGTCTTTTCTGATAGCAGTTGGTTGGATGCTGAAGAGGTAACTCAAAGATTAGCTTATGGACAAGCATCTACCTTAATCACAATGGATTACAGTTCTGGTCATCTTGAAATGATGGAAAACAGACCGTTTTCAGCTTCAAGCTTCAATGGAGATGAGATTTCTTTGCCGATGGGGCACCAGGTTAGATCAGACCCCTTGAGAACTGCTCAGAGTAAGCTAACATTTTATAAGCTTACTCGATGTCAGAGTGAACATGTGGTACATCCTTCCAAACGTGTTTGGAATGATGATGGTTACTGGGTTTAA
- the LOC100784243 gene encoding receptor-like serine/threonine-protein kinase ALE2 isoform X2, with protein sequence MSTSPVFLFALLFSFSVNSVSMNVLFASAERAKMWLVKLSSGPSFAPVQSPSYQACSQICTDPLTATPFGSPCGCVFPMKIRLVLDVAPLAVFPVIDELEIELASATYLKQSQVRIMGVTSDSQSQGRTIVDINLVPLGEKFDNTTAVLLCKRFWHNEVPLIRSLFGDYAILYITYPGIPSALPPETIIGRGHMPRESVNVLPITADMNSENEKMNLRTIIIIALSSVILLLVLVGAFYIILKWREIRRPSGAVGPAFKSYLNKRSGMEYMLSSRIMSSRSMSLVSTLAHSILSVKTFSFSELEKATAKFSSQRVLGEGGFGRVYCGTLDDGNEVAVKLLTRDGQNRDREFVAEVEILSRLHHRNLVKLIGICIEGPRRYLVYELVHNGSVESHLHGDDKKKSPLNWEARTKIALGAARGLAYLHEDSIPRVIHRDFKASNVLLEDDFTPKVSDFGLAREATEGKSHISTRVMGTFGYVAPEYAMTGHLLVKSDVYSFGVVLLELLTGRKPVDMSQPQGQENLVMWARPMLRSKEGLEQLVDPSLAGSYDFDDMAKVAAIVSMCVHPEVSQRPFMGEVVQALKLIYNDTNESNNESSAWASDFGGELVFSDSSWLDAEEVTQRLAYGQASTLITMDYSSGHLEMMENRPFSASSFNGDEISLPMGHQVRSDPLRTAQSKLTFYKLTRCQSEHVVHPSKRVWNDDGYWV encoded by the exons ATGTCAACTTCTCCTGTCTTCCTTTTCGctctccttttctctttctcaG TGAACTCGGTTTCTATGAATGTGCTATTTGCTTCAGCTGAACGAGCTAAAATGTGGTTGGTTAAACTTTCTTCTGGACCATCTTTTGCTCCTGTGCAATCTCCATCTTATCAag CTTGTAGCCAAATCTGTACAGATCCATTAACTGCAACTCCTTTTGGTTCACCCTGTGGTTGTGTATTTCCCATGAAAATCAGACTAGTACTGGATGTGGCTCCTTTGGCTGTTTTTCCAGTAATTGATGAGTTGGAGATTGAACTTGCATCTGCGACATATTTGAAGCAGAGCCAGGTGAGGATAATGGGTGTCACTTCTGACAGTCAAAGTCAGGGAAGAACCATAGTTGATATTAACTTGGTTCCACTTGGGGAAAAATTTGACAATACCACAGCAGTTCTGTTGTGTAAGAGGTTTTGGCACAACGAAGTTCCTCTTATTAGGAGCCTTTTTGGTGATTATGCCATCTTGTATATTACTTATCCAG GTATACCATCAGCGCTGCCACCTGAAACCATaattgggagaggtcacatgcCCAGGGAGAGTGTTAATGTTCTCCCAATCACTGCAGATATGAACAGCGAGAATGAGAAGATGAATCTTAGAACTATAATCATCATTGCTCTATCTTCTGTTATACTCTTGTTGGTTTTGGTTGGAGCATtttacatcattttgaaatggaGGGAAATTAGGAGACCATCAGGTGCTGTTGGCCCTGCATTCAAATCATATCTAAACAAGAGATCTG GCATGGAATATATGTTGTCAAGCAGAATTATGAGCTCAAGATCTATGTCCCTTGTGTCCACTCTCGCTCATTCTATTCTCTCTGTTaaaacattttccttttctGAGCTTGAGAAAGCAACTGCTAAGTTCAGTTCTCAGAGAGTATTAGGAGAAGGAGGATTTGGGCGTGTTTATTGTGGGACATTGGATGATGGAAATGAAGTTGCAGTTAAACTGCTAACAAGGGATGGTCAGAATAGAGACCGTGAATTTGTCGCCGAAGTGGAGATACTAAGCCGCTTGCATCATCGTAATCTTGTGAAACTCATTGGTATATGCATAGAAGGGCCAAGGCGTTACTTGGTGTATGAGCTTGTTCACAATGGTAGTGTTGAGTCTCATTTGCATG gtgatgacaagaaaaagagccCTCTAAATTGGGAAGCACGGACAAAAATTGCTCTTGGAGCTGCAAGAGGATTGGCTTATCTACACGAGGATTCTATTCCTCGTGTAATTCACCGAGATTTTAAAGCTAGCAATGTTCTGTTAGAAGATGACTTTACCCCCAAGGTTTCTGATTTTGGATTAGCAAGAGAAGCGACTGAAGGAAAGAGTCATATTTCTACAAGGGTCATGGGTACTTTTGG GTATGTTGCCCCAGAATATGCAATGACAGGTCATTTACTCGTTAAAAGTGATGTTTATAGTTTTGGTGTTGTGCTGCTTGAACTTCTAACCGGCAGGAAACCAGTGGACATGTCTCAACCTCAGGGACAGGAGAATCTTGTAATGTGGGCTCGACCAATGTTGAGAAGTAAAGAAGGTTTAGAACAGCTGGTGGATCCATCTTTGGCTGGAAGCTATGACTTTGATGACATGGCAAAGGTGGCTGCTATTGTTTCCATGTGTGTACACCCGGAGGTCAGTCAGAGACCTTTTATGGGTGAAGTTGTGCAGGCTCTTAAGTTGATCTACAACGACACCAATGAGAGTAACAATGAGTCTTCTGCCTGGGCCTCGGATTTTGGAGGGGAACTTGTCTTTTCTGATAGCAGTTGGTTGGATGCTGAAGAGGTAACTCAAAGATTAGCTTATGGACAAGCATCTACCTTAATCACAATGGATTACAGTTCTGGTCATCTTGAAATGATGGAAAACAGACCGTTTTCAGCTTCAAGCTTCAATGGAGATGAGATTTCTTTGCCGATGGGGCACCAGGTTAGATCAGACCCCTTGAGAACTGCTCAGAGTAAGCTAACATTTTATAAGCTTACTCGATGTCAGAGTGAACATGTGGTACATCCTTCCAAACGTGTTTGGAATGATGATGGTTACTGGGTTTAA
- the LOC100500522 gene encoding uncharacterized protein LOC100500522, translating into MASDSNSNLRITIESNPPESRLAELNIKYWPKWGCSPGKYQLKFDAEETCYLLKGKVKAYPKGSSEFVEFGAGDLVTIPKGLNCTWDVSVAVDKYYKFESPNSS; encoded by the exons ATGGCTTCAGATTCCAATTCAAATCTTAGAATCACCATTGAAAGCAATCCTCCAGAGTCACGCCTAGCCGAATTGAACATCAAGTATTGGCCAAA atgGGGTTGTTCTCCAGGGAAGTACCAATTGAAGTTTGATGCTGAAGAGACATGCTATTTGCTGAAAGGGAAGGTAAAGGCATATCCAAAAGGGTCATCAGAGTTTGTGGAGTTTGGTGCTGGAGATCTTGTGACCATACCAAAGGGACTCAATTGCACTTGGGATGTGTCAGTTGCCGTGGACAAGTACTACAAATTCGAGTCACCAAATTCTTCTTAA
- the LOC100784243 gene encoding receptor-like serine/threonine-protein kinase ALE2 isoform X3 has translation MSTSPVFLFALLFSFSAERAKMWLVKLSSGPSFAPVQSPSYQACSQICTDPLTATPFGSPCGCVFPMKIRLVLDVAPLAVFPVIDELEIELASATYLKQSQVRIMGVTSDSQSQGRTIVDINLVPLGEKFDNTTAVLLCKRFWHNEVPLIRSLFGDYAILYITYPGSIPSALPPETIIGRGHMPRESVNVLPITADMNSENEKMNLRTIIIIALSSVILLLVLVGAFYIILKWREIRRPSGAVGPAFKSYLNKRSGMEYMLSSRIMSSRSMSLVSTLAHSILSVKTFSFSELEKATAKFSSQRVLGEGGFGRVYCGTLDDGNEVAVKLLTRDGQNRDREFVAEVEILSRLHHRNLVKLIGICIEGPRRYLVYELVHNGSVESHLHGDDKKKSPLNWEARTKIALGAARGLAYLHEDSIPRVIHRDFKASNVLLEDDFTPKVSDFGLAREATEGKSHISTRVMGTFGYVAPEYAMTGHLLVKSDVYSFGVVLLELLTGRKPVDMSQPQGQENLVMWARPMLRSKEGLEQLVDPSLAGSYDFDDMAKVAAIVSMCVHPEVSQRPFMGEVVQALKLIYNDTNESNNESSAWASDFGGELVFSDSSWLDAEEVTQRLAYGQASTLITMDYSSGHLEMMENRPFSASSFNGDEISLPMGHQVRSDPLRTAQSKLTFYKLTRCQSEHVVHPSKRVWNDDGYWV, from the exons ATGTCAACTTCTCCTGTCTTCCTTTTCGctctccttttctctttctcaG CTGAACGAGCTAAAATGTGGTTGGTTAAACTTTCTTCTGGACCATCTTTTGCTCCTGTGCAATCTCCATCTTATCAag CTTGTAGCCAAATCTGTACAGATCCATTAACTGCAACTCCTTTTGGTTCACCCTGTGGTTGTGTATTTCCCATGAAAATCAGACTAGTACTGGATGTGGCTCCTTTGGCTGTTTTTCCAGTAATTGATGAGTTGGAGATTGAACTTGCATCTGCGACATATTTGAAGCAGAGCCAGGTGAGGATAATGGGTGTCACTTCTGACAGTCAAAGTCAGGGAAGAACCATAGTTGATATTAACTTGGTTCCACTTGGGGAAAAATTTGACAATACCACAGCAGTTCTGTTGTGTAAGAGGTTTTGGCACAACGAAGTTCCTCTTATTAGGAGCCTTTTTGGTGATTATGCCATCTTGTATATTACTTATCCAGGTA GTATACCATCAGCGCTGCCACCTGAAACCATaattgggagaggtcacatgcCCAGGGAGAGTGTTAATGTTCTCCCAATCACTGCAGATATGAACAGCGAGAATGAGAAGATGAATCTTAGAACTATAATCATCATTGCTCTATCTTCTGTTATACTCTTGTTGGTTTTGGTTGGAGCATtttacatcattttgaaatggaGGGAAATTAGGAGACCATCAGGTGCTGTTGGCCCTGCATTCAAATCATATCTAAACAAGAGATCTG GCATGGAATATATGTTGTCAAGCAGAATTATGAGCTCAAGATCTATGTCCCTTGTGTCCACTCTCGCTCATTCTATTCTCTCTGTTaaaacattttccttttctGAGCTTGAGAAAGCAACTGCTAAGTTCAGTTCTCAGAGAGTATTAGGAGAAGGAGGATTTGGGCGTGTTTATTGTGGGACATTGGATGATGGAAATGAAGTTGCAGTTAAACTGCTAACAAGGGATGGTCAGAATAGAGACCGTGAATTTGTCGCCGAAGTGGAGATACTAAGCCGCTTGCATCATCGTAATCTTGTGAAACTCATTGGTATATGCATAGAAGGGCCAAGGCGTTACTTGGTGTATGAGCTTGTTCACAATGGTAGTGTTGAGTCTCATTTGCATG gtgatgacaagaaaaagagccCTCTAAATTGGGAAGCACGGACAAAAATTGCTCTTGGAGCTGCAAGAGGATTGGCTTATCTACACGAGGATTCTATTCCTCGTGTAATTCACCGAGATTTTAAAGCTAGCAATGTTCTGTTAGAAGATGACTTTACCCCCAAGGTTTCTGATTTTGGATTAGCAAGAGAAGCGACTGAAGGAAAGAGTCATATTTCTACAAGGGTCATGGGTACTTTTGG GTATGTTGCCCCAGAATATGCAATGACAGGTCATTTACTCGTTAAAAGTGATGTTTATAGTTTTGGTGTTGTGCTGCTTGAACTTCTAACCGGCAGGAAACCAGTGGACATGTCTCAACCTCAGGGACAGGAGAATCTTGTAATGTGGGCTCGACCAATGTTGAGAAGTAAAGAAGGTTTAGAACAGCTGGTGGATCCATCTTTGGCTGGAAGCTATGACTTTGATGACATGGCAAAGGTGGCTGCTATTGTTTCCATGTGTGTACACCCGGAGGTCAGTCAGAGACCTTTTATGGGTGAAGTTGTGCAGGCTCTTAAGTTGATCTACAACGACACCAATGAGAGTAACAATGAGTCTTCTGCCTGGGCCTCGGATTTTGGAGGGGAACTTGTCTTTTCTGATAGCAGTTGGTTGGATGCTGAAGAGGTAACTCAAAGATTAGCTTATGGACAAGCATCTACCTTAATCACAATGGATTACAGTTCTGGTCATCTTGAAATGATGGAAAACAGACCGTTTTCAGCTTCAAGCTTCAATGGAGATGAGATTTCTTTGCCGATGGGGCACCAGGTTAGATCAGACCCCTTGAGAACTGCTCAGAGTAAGCTAACATTTTATAAGCTTACTCGATGTCAGAGTGAACATGTGGTACATCCTTCCAAACGTGTTTGGAATGATGATGGTTACTGGGTTTAA